The Anoplopoma fimbria isolate UVic2021 breed Golden Eagle Sablefish chromosome 20, Afim_UVic_2022, whole genome shotgun sequence genome includes a window with the following:
- the LOC129110079 gene encoding uncharacterized protein LOC129110079: MHHSFIVTKWGWTQWIFFFFMVAGTRSLVTVHQPPVLTTALGHDVMMPCQLNLSPDERMVTPPVLYWLYVTQDNTNNPRLWVPTEKYEGRVELLDKNRTTSDKSIVLKNVQWADSGRYLCKLSITTHKDKSFRRKGNETSLKVYDTMIFNLTTHNDSLLWCEVNVTPDPGFVLSIFHNGCTLQPPEHAPRDAGAGLPYVTLSKNIRLRSEGVYECQLQLNGELITKRIFHYQPEVTEVGGDADKNGSLTCSTAVFEPSVVVFPEPWILYIALLLVPIIILLSIVTTMLMHRC; this comes from the exons ATGCATCACAGCTTCATAGTGACGAAATGGGGATGGACACAGTGgatattcttcttctttatggTCGCAG GTACTCGCTCTCTGGTCACAGTCCACCAGCCTCCTGTGCTCACCACTGCTCTGGGTCATGATGTTATGATGCCGTGCCAACTCAACCTCTCCCCCGATGAGAGAATGGTGACCCCGCCGGTTCTGTACTGGCTCTACGTAACACAGGACAACACTAACAACCCCAGACTGTGGGTCCCCACTGAGAAATACGAGGGGCGTGTTGAACTTCTGGACAAAAATCGGACCACTTCAGACAAGTCCATAGTCTTGAAGAATGTCCAGTGGGCCGACAGTGGGAGGTACCTGTGCAAACTGTCCATCACCACACACAAGGATAAAAGCTTCaggaggaaaggaaatgaaactTCACTGAAGGTTTATG ACACCATGATCTTTAACCTCACCACCCACAACGACTCTCTGCTCTGGTGCGAAGTAAACGTGACCCCGGACCCCGGATTTGTTTTGTCCATTTTTCATAATGGCTGCACACTGCAACCTCCTGAGCATGCTCCACGGGATGCGGGCGCAGGTCTGCCCTACGTCACGCTCTCCAAGAACATCCGTCTGAGGAGTGAAGGAGTATACGAGTGTCAGCTGCAGCTGAACGGAGAACTGATAACTAAAAGGATCTTCCACTACCAGCCGGAGG TGACTGAAGTTGGAGGAGACGCTGACAAAAATGGTTCCCTAACATGTTCAACAGCTGTCTTCG AGCCAAGTGTGGTGGTGTTTCCTGAGCCGTGGATCCTGTACATTGCTCTCCTCCTGGTGCCAATCATCATCCTGCTGAGCATCGTAACTACCATGCTGATGCACAGATGCTGA